The DNA region CTGCGCTTCGTCGGACACATCGACGGCAAACCCGTTGCCGAACATCGCGTCAACACTCCGGGTGAGCCTGCCTCACTAGCACTTCAAGTCGACGAAAGCGGTAAACCTCTGGTCGCCGATGGCAATGACTTTGTCTTCGTCTACGCCTCGGTCGTCGACGCGAAGGGAACCGTAGTCCCAACCGCCAACCACACCATCCGCTTTGACGTCCAGGGCGGGCAGGTCGTTGGACCATCCACAGTCACAGCAGAGGCCGGAACCCAGGGCGTGCTGGTCCGAGCCAACCCTCACGCAGGTTCGGTTCGTGTCACCGCCAGTGCCGAAGGCATCGTGGAAACCGCTACCGAAATCCAGACTGCCAAGTAGTCACTTAGCGCGAGTGCCCCACCAATCTGCACAAGCCACAGCCTGGCCTTCCCATTTACATAACCTGTAATACCATGGGGGCCAAAGCTCATCTGGTAGCAAGCCCTTTCCGTCATGCTCAAACGTCTCGTTCTCTTCCTCGCCACCGCCGCCTGCCTCCACGCAGCCGAAAAGCCCAACATCATCCTCGTCCTGGTAGACGACCTCGGCTACGGAGACCTCTACTCGCTCCACCAGCACAAACGGGACACCAACGGCAACCGAGTCATCGATGAAGGCGAGCAACCATTCATCAACACACCACACCTCGACCAAATGGCGGAACAAGGGGCGTTGATGACCCGCCATTACACCAGCGCTCCCGTCTGCGCCCCCGCCCGTGGGTCACTCATCCAAGGCCGCGACCAAGGCCACGCCAACATCCGCAACAACGACTTCGATAAACCCATCGCGGACAACCACACGCTGGCAACCGTTCTGAAACAAGCAGGTTACACCACCGCAGTCATCGGCAAATGGGGTGTCGGCGGCCGCAAGCCTCCTTACACCGCCCACCCGAATGACCGTGGGTTCGACTACTTCTACGGCTACATGGAGCACCTCCATGGTCACCAGCACTACCCGCTCAATGGCGGCACCGTGATGGAGCAGAAAAAGCCCGTCACCCGTGGGCTCGACCACGCCTACACCACCGATTTGTTCACCGCGCGGGCCAAGAAGTTCATCATCGACCAACGCAAGGCCGGCACCGATCCCTTCTTCCTCTACCTCGCGCTCGACACCCCTCACGCCCAGCTCCAGGTACCGACCCAGCCATTCCCCGAGGGCCTCGGACTCAAGGGCGGACTGAAATGGCCGCTCAACACAAACTCCGGCACCAACGATTCTTTCATCCACCCGGACTACACCGCGCTCACCAACCCGGCCGCCAAACGCCACGCCACCATGGTCCGCCGCATCGACCAGTGCATGGGCGATTTGCTCGCCACCCTGCGTGACCTCAATATCGCCGACAACACACTCGTCGTCTTCACATCGGACAACGGCACACACGACGAAGCCGGAGCAGGCAACCTCGGCGTCGCCTACCGCCCGCAACTCTTTGAATCGTTCGGCGAACTCGACGGCATCAAGCGCGACCACTGGGAAGGCGGCATCCGCGTCCCAACCATCGCCTGGTGGCCACAGCACATCCCGGCCAACCAACCATCCACCCGCCCGTCCGCATTCTGGGACTGGCTACCTACCTTCGCCGATGCCGCAGGCCTCACCCCGCCCGCCTGGACCAATGGTGTCTCGCTGGTTCCCGAGCTCACTGGCAAAGGCGAACAACAGGACAAAGGCTACCTCTACTTCGAATACGCGGTCGGCGGTGCAACCCCTGGCTATGAGCAGTTCCACCCATCCCACCGCGGCGCACAGCGCGGCCAGATGCAGTCGATCATGCTCACCCACACCGACGGCAAGAATTACAAAGGCGTGCGCTACAATGTGCAAAACCACAGCCAGCCATTCCGCATCTACAACGTCGATACCGACCCAGGCGAAACCACCGACCTCGCCGCTGAAATGCCGCAACTCCAGCAGCGCATGAAGGACAAAGTGATGCAGGTCCGCATCAATGGCGACTACCCACGCCCGTACCTGCAGGGACTCATCCCTGCCGTCGAGGTTGGGAGCACAAAGCCTGGCGTTCACTTCGCTGCCTTCCGCGGCGAGTGGCCATGGGTGCCGCAGTTTTCCACCCTCGAGCCCGTCAAGACCGGCATCGCTCCCGCCCCATCGCTGGACCAGGTGAAATGGACACGCGACTTCGGCTTCGAGTTCTCCGGATTGATCGAAATCCCGCAGGACGGTGAGTACACATTCTCACTCAAGTCCTCCGGCCCGAGCATGCTCTGGATCCACGACTTCCACGCCGTCGACAACGACTTCCACCACGAGCCCGGCAAGGCCGTCACATCACAATCCCTGCGCCTCGCCAAAGGACTCCACCCGGTGCGCATCGCCACCACCCACAATGGCGGTAATGCCTCACTTGAGATCACCTGCAACGGCCCGGGAATGGATGGGAAATCCATCCCACTCAGCGCCTGGAAACACGAAGCTGAGTGATAGGTGTCGCCCCGCAAAGCAATTCCCCCAAGATTTTTCGAATAGCTCTTGCGCGCCACTTCTTCCCGACTACCAGTCAAGACGTTATGGCAAAAGAAACCACACTTATCCTTTTCAAACCTGACGCCGTTGAGAAGAACCTCGTCGGCAAGGTACTCCAGCGCTACGAAGACGCAGGCTTCACCGTCCGCGGCATCAAAATGATGACCCTCAGCGACGAAATCCTCGCCGAGCACTACGCCCACGTCGCCGACAAGCCATTCTTCCCTGAGATCGTTGCCTTCATGCAGCAGACTCCAGTGATCGCTCTCGCCCTCGAAGGCGAAGACGTCATCGCCAAGGTCCGCGACCTGCTTGGACCAACCGACTCGACCAAAGCTCCTGCCGGCACCATCCGCGGCGACTTCGGCACCGACATGATGACCAATGTCTGCCACGCATCGGACTCTCCTGAGACCGCTGCCGCTGAGCTCAAGCGCTTCTTCGGCGAAGGCGAAATCTTCGCCCGCTAATCCAGCGCCACAGATTTTACCAGTTTCGATCGGCCGGACGCCCCACCAGGCGCCCGGCCGATTTTTTTTGTGCCTACTCCCCGTGAGTCACGGATCCGCACATCGTCATCGACCACAAAGGCCACCAAGGTTACGTAGACCACAAGAGTGAGGTCGCTCCATCGCAACCCGCTCGTCCACCATTCCCCGCTGGACCTACGGCACTCCTGCCGTAGCCCCACCCACCGGCGCAGCCGCACTTCCTCCCCCACCACAGCCCGACAGTCTGGAACGCTGAGAGGTTATGTACGTCAAGTTCTGCAAAAAGGGCTTTGAAGGATGATGATCAGGCTGCGGACGTTTGATTTGAAGTAAGGCTGAGCTTTTGGGCTTCTTTGAGGTGATCCATGTTCAGGTAGCGGTGTTGATCGATCCACTGCTCATGGACTTGATGCGTGACAGCCCGGATTAAACGTTGGGCTGCAGCCTTGTTGGGGAAGGTTCGGATAATGTGCGTACGACGCTTAATCTCCTCATTGAGTCGCTCGAGCATATTCGTACTTTTGAGATGCTTGTGATGCTCTCTGGGAAGTCGATAAAAGGTAAGCGTTTCTTCGATCTCACTTTCGACCCAGTCACAGAGCTTGTGGTATTTGCCTCCCCACTTCGCCAACCATGCCCGCAGATCCTGACGCGCTTCATTGATGTCTCGACGGTCATAGATCCAGCGCAGCTCAGTGCAGCAGTCGTCGTCATGCTTGCGAGGTAGATGATCAAGAGCGTTGCGAAGGAAGTGGACGTAGCAGCGTTGCCATAGCGCCTCGGGAAGCACTTCGCTGATAGCTCGTCGCAGGCCGGCATGGTTATCAGTCACGCAGAACTCAACACCCGTCAGTCCGCGTTGCTTGAGTTGAAGTAGGAAGTTCTTCCAGCTGCTTCCGCTTTCCCTTTGATCGAGCTCGGTCGCAAGGACCTCCCGTCGCCCATCCCAAGTGATGCCAATGGCGATCAACACAGCCTGGCTGCGCACCACGCCGTTCTCCCGAACCTTTTCGTACCGGGCATCCAGGATGAGATAGGGATAGGCATGGCTGAGCTTGCGTCGGGCGAAGTTCTCAAGCTCTTCATCCAACGTTTTGTTCAGCCTGCTTACCACACTGGCGCTAACTCGGTGACCACAGAGCTCCTCGGTGATCTGCGCGACTTTACGTGTCGAGACGCCCTGCACGTACATTTCGATCAGGGTGCTTACCAAAGCCTTCTCGCTGCGTTGATAGCGATCGAAGATCTCGGTGCTGAAGAGTCCGTCGCGATCTTGAGGAACGCGCAGCTCGATCCTTCCTACCCGTGTCAGGAGACTGCGTTGATAACTGCCGCTGCGATAACCTCGGCGTCTGTCGCTGCGTTCTGATTTTACCGCCTGGAGTGTCTCGTTCATTTCTTCTTCGAGCATCTCCTGCATCAATTTCTGAACCAAGGGCCTCAGAAAATCTTCCTGCTCGGCAAGAATACTTTTCAACTGCGGCGTTGTGGTCTTATCTGGTCGTGGGGTCATGGTGTGACGATTAGGGGTTCTTGTTTTGTTAAAAACCTAATCAATCATCATGACCCTTTTTGCAGAAGCTTTGGCACACTACCCGCTGAGATCCAGCTCGGCAGCAATACCATCGGCCCAGCCGCACTTTCACCACAGTGCACAGCCCCAGCCGGACTGCATTCCTACCGTCGGTGCGACTCCGTCAAACACCGCCGCCCCCTCGACCACAAAAGTGTGGTCGCTCCATCGCCCCCCGTAGCTCCACCATTCCCCGCTGGACCTACGGCACTCCTGCAGTAGCCCCACCCACCGGCGCAGCCGCACTTCCCCACACGGCCGGACGGCATTCCTGCCGCCTGTACGACTCAGCAAAACCCCACGCCCCCCAACATCGCCAGGCGCCGATAAAGATAACGAAGAGGATAAAGACAAGGAGCAATCAATCCCCCACTCCCCATCCTTCCGGATCCTCATCCCACCATCTGTGCTCATCCGCGCCCATCTGTGGCCCGTTTTTCCACCGCCACCACAAACGGCGGACGCTTGCGCTGGTTCATCATCCGATAACTCACCGCCAAATACATCCGTTCATCCAGCTCCGCGGCCCATCGCTCGACCACCTCAGCTTCCTGCCTACCACCATCGTGCCCGGGATAACAAACAACTACCAACACACCACCCACCTTCAATGCCGCCAGCGCCGCCTCAAGCGCGACCATTGTAGAATCACTGTGAGTAATCACCTCCTTATCCCCACCCGGCAAATAGCCCAGGTTGAAAACCACCGCCGACACCTCACGACCGTCGAGAATCTCCGCCAACCCATCGTGCGAGCCACAGTGCAACTCAACCCGACCGTCCACGCCGTGCTCCGCGCAGCGCATCCGCGTCGCATCCACCGCCGCTTGCTGGATATCAATTGCCACCACGCGCCCGCTGTCGCCCACCAGCTTCGCCAGAGCCAACGTGTCGTGACCATTTCCCGCCGTCGCATCCACCACCACATCCCCCTCGGCTATCCTCGACGCCAAAACCTCGTGGCACACTTTCACTGCGCGCGGAAACCGACCGCCTCCAAAAGAACTGCTCTGATTCGTCTCACTCATGATGGTTGCGCTTCATCGGACCAAACTCCCGCCAGGTCAAGCTCGTCCGGCAACGCCCCACCTCGTACCACCGACTCTGCCATCAGCCCCGCCGCCCAAGGCCCCACCGAACATCCCTTGCTTCCCAATCCATTGAAAAACCCTACCCGACGCCCATACCCCGGATGGAACCCGGCTACCGGCTGGCTCTGACGGATCACCGGTCGCACCCCGGCAGACGCACCAATGACCTGCGGAACCGACTCCAAAAACTGCTCCAACTTCGAAACAATCGCCGCCCGTCCCCCGGAGGTCGGCTCGTGGTCAAAACACTCGAAATCATAGGTCGATCCAGACCTCGCCGACCCATCCCCCCGCGGACAAATCCACGTCCCTTGTCGGTTCACCACCGACCCTAGGTTCTCGAGCGTGGTCTCCTTCAACCCGAGCGTCAAAAACTCACCCTTCGCCGGACGAAACGCCACGTGCCCCGCAAACAACGCGTTGTTCCTTCCCTCAGCCCCTTGGCAGAAAACCACCGCATCGTATCGACGCGCATTCCAAACCACCCCGTCCTCCCTCACTTCCAGCTCGCGCTCATCAAGCACACCGCACACAAACCGCCCACGCGCATCGAGCTCTGCCCGCGTCACATCGAGTAATGCCGCGGTATCCACCCAGCCCCCGCCCTTCATCACAAACCCACCGAACGGCGCAGCTACGGCAGCCCCCTGCATCGCAGCCGGCACCTCGCCCGCAGAAAACACAGAGTCTACGAAATCCAAATACTCCCCACCGCCCTCCATCCTCCGCTGAAACTTCCGCGCCTCTGCCTCACTCACAAACACCCGCACCGTCGGGCACCCGTGGAAAACCTGCCGTCCCGTAGCCTCCCTCAAGCGCTGGTAAAACGCCTCCCCCTCCGACCACAGCTCGCCAAACCGCCACGACAACGCCATTCCCTTCCCGGTGATCGGCGTAATCAGCCCAGCCGCCGCCCGCGATGTCGTCCGCTCCGCCGCCGGATCCACCACCCAAACATCCGCCCCACGCCACATCAACTGCCACGCCAGCGTCGATCCCGCCACCCCAAGTCCCACCACCAACACGCGCGGCGCACCCTCATTCATCAGCTCGGAGCAATCATCAGACATAGACCACACCCTGCACCATCACTCCCCCCAACGCCAAAAACCAAATCCCCCCGTAAGACGAATCTCCTCACGCAAAGCCCCAAAGATCCCAAAGCAGCTCTCCGCCAAGCCCTCCATGATTCCAACATCCACACCTCTCGCACTGTCTCTAATTACATCCGCAGATTACGTACATTTCGCCAATTCAAACCCCGCGCCCGCCATTCCTCAACTCTGACCACGTCGCAATCTCATAAAGAAAACGAACACACCGACTAAAGCCACCCCACCGACACAAAACCACCGAATACTTCCGCCTGAATCCGAGTTCATAGATTGTGAACTTCGAGCCGCAATCTGCTCTTGCTCGAATTTCTCCTTGGGTTCAGACGCAGGTTCCAACTCGGGGGTCTTAAGAACCTCCTGCTCATTTGCGGCACTCTGTTTAGGAGCTCTCAAACGAGCCGACATCACCTTTTTGGCTGTAATGACGCGGGACTGCACTTGCCCAGCCCGGTGATTAGAAAAACTATCAATGAGTCCATAATCGCTCTCATCTCCGAACCTCCCGAGAAACGACAACCCACTACAAGCAAATCCGCTTGTAGAACGATCATCCTGCATTTCAAGCACCACAGGCAACTCGGAGCGAAGAAACGCAAGCACCTCACTCTGATCACCAGGAAGAAAAGCCAACCGCCACACGGCACTCGCCATTTTTATATAGTCCCCATAGTACTCTCCCTTCAACAAGTACATCACCACGGAACGCGCGGCATCGGGATGTTCTGCATAAAAAACAGCCTCCTCCCAGTAAGGGTGCCCTTCAGGATAGGGAACATCGGATCCC from Sulfuriroseicoccus oceanibius includes:
- a CDS encoding sulfatase-like hydrolase/transferase; protein product: MLKRLVLFLATAACLHAAEKPNIILVLVDDLGYGDLYSLHQHKRDTNGNRVIDEGEQPFINTPHLDQMAEQGALMTRHYTSAPVCAPARGSLIQGRDQGHANIRNNDFDKPIADNHTLATVLKQAGYTTAVIGKWGVGGRKPPYTAHPNDRGFDYFYGYMEHLHGHQHYPLNGGTVMEQKKPVTRGLDHAYTTDLFTARAKKFIIDQRKAGTDPFFLYLALDTPHAQLQVPTQPFPEGLGLKGGLKWPLNTNSGTNDSFIHPDYTALTNPAAKRHATMVRRIDQCMGDLLATLRDLNIADNTLVVFTSDNGTHDEAGAGNLGVAYRPQLFESFGELDGIKRDHWEGGIRVPTIAWWPQHIPANQPSTRPSAFWDWLPTFADAAGLTPPAWTNGVSLVPELTGKGEQQDKGYLYFEYAVGGATPGYEQFHPSHRGAQRGQMQSIMLTHTDGKNYKGVRYNVQNHSQPFRIYNVDTDPGETTDLAAEMPQLQQRMKDKVMQVRINGDYPRPYLQGLIPAVEVGSTKPGVHFAAFRGEWPWVPQFSTLEPVKTGIAPAPSLDQVKWTRDFGFEFSGLIEIPQDGEYTFSLKSSGPSMLWIHDFHAVDNDFHHEPGKAVTSQSLRLAKGLHPVRIATTHNGGNASLEITCNGPGMDGKSIPLSAWKHEAE
- a CDS encoding IS256 family transposase — encoded protein: MTPRPDKTTTPQLKSILAEQEDFLRPLVQKLMQEMLEEEMNETLQAVKSERSDRRRGYRSGSYQRSLLTRVGRIELRVPQDRDGLFSTEIFDRYQRSEKALVSTLIEMYVQGVSTRKVAQITEELCGHRVSASVVSRLNKTLDEELENFARRKLSHAYPYLILDARYEKVRENGVVRSQAVLIAIGITWDGRREVLATELDQRESGSSWKNFLLQLKQRGLTGVEFCVTDNHAGLRRAISEVLPEALWQRCYVHFLRNALDHLPRKHDDDCCTELRWIYDRRDINEARQDLRAWLAKWGGKYHKLCDWVESEIEETLTFYRLPREHHKHLKSTNMLERLNEEIKRRTHIIRTFPNKAAAQRLIRAVTHQVHEQWIDQHRYLNMDHLKEAQKLSLTSNQTSAA
- the ndk gene encoding nucleoside-diphosphate kinase; this translates as MAKETTLILFKPDAVEKNLVGKVLQRYEDAGFTVRGIKMMTLSDEILAEHYAHVADKPFFPEIVAFMQQTPVIALALEGEDVIAKVRDLLGPTDSTKAPAGTIRGDFGTDMMTNVCHASDSPETAAAELKRFFGEGEIFAR
- a CDS encoding class I SAM-dependent methyltransferase, encoding MSETNQSSSFGGGRFPRAVKVCHEVLASRIAEGDVVVDATAGNGHDTLALAKLVGDSGRVVAIDIQQAAVDATRMRCAEHGVDGRVELHCGSHDGLAEILDGREVSAVVFNLGYLPGGDKEVITHSDSTMVALEAALAALKVGGVLVVVCYPGHDGGRQEAEVVERWAAELDERMYLAVSYRMMNQRKRPPFVVAVEKRATDGRG
- a CDS encoding NAD(P)/FAD-dependent oxidoreductase, with the translated sequence MSDDCSELMNEGAPRVLVVGLGVAGSTLAWQLMWRGADVWVVDPAAERTTSRAAAGLITPITGKGMALSWRFGELWSEGEAFYQRLREATGRQVFHGCPTVRVFVSEAEARKFQRRMEGGGEYLDFVDSVFSAGEVPAAMQGAAVAAPFGGFVMKGGGWVDTAALLDVTRAELDARGRFVCGVLDERELEVREDGVVWNARRYDAVVFCQGAEGRNNALFAGHVAFRPAKGEFLTLGLKETTLENLGSVVNRQGTWICPRGDGSARSGSTYDFECFDHEPTSGGRAAIVSKLEQFLESVPQVIGASAGVRPVIRQSQPVAGFHPGYGRRVGFFNGLGSKGCSVGPWAAGLMAESVVRGGALPDELDLAGVWSDEAQPS